In Dehalococcoidia bacterium, a single window of DNA contains:
- a CDS encoding GNAT family N-acetyltransferase, whose translation MANPIKLKTQRLLLRPFELGDARDVYEYAQDPDWSQFLPLPVPYTYRDAEEFVARSFLTSWETDPIFAITLNGKVIGSFDVRVDLKNSAAEVGYALGKAQWGQGFTAEAGAAAMDWAFREFGLARIVARADIENHQSWKVMKKLGMQREGIARSSGPSPRDPGSREDTVAYSILRHEWEQLTTVTSYQRVPVTDSRDR comes from the coding sequence ATGGCAAACCCTATCAAACTGAAAACTCAACGTCTTCTCCTGCGCCCCTTCGAGTTAGGCGACGCCCGAGACGTTTACGAGTATGCGCAGGACCCTGATTGGTCACAGTTCCTTCCTCTGCCAGTTCCGTACACTTATAGAGACGCCGAGGAGTTCGTCGCGAGATCATTCCTGACTTCATGGGAAACTGATCCGATATTCGCCATCACGCTGAACGGGAAAGTCATTGGGTCGTTCGATGTCAGGGTAGATCTCAAGAACAGCGCTGCTGAAGTCGGGTACGCCCTCGGCAAAGCCCAATGGGGTCAGGGCTTCACGGCTGAGGCCGGCGCCGCCGCGATGGATTGGGCATTCAGAGAATTCGGACTCGCTCGAATCGTCGCCAGGGCCGACATTGAAAACCATCAGTCCTGGAAGGTCATGAAAAAGCTCGGTATGCAGAGAGAGGGGATTGCACGCAGCAGCGGCCCCAGCCCGCGTGACCCAGGGAGCAGGGAAGACACGGTAGCCTACTCAATTCTGCGACACGAGTGGGAACAATTGACCACCGTCACCTCCTACCAGCGTGTACCTGTAACAGATTCGCGAGATCGATGA
- a CDS encoding nucleoside hydrolase — translation MPYPEIDVPRLVQLLQHPNGPCDVVIDTDTANEIDDQFAIVHAILSEVLNVEAIYAAPFHTEWTQTSGPDEGMELSYQEILRVLDKMHTAFSGPVLRGSAEYMSAPDRPVSSEAAGDLAARAMADRDGPLYVLALGALTNVASAILVEPAIVSRMVVLPLGGSPYETGSFADLNFTEDVHAVRVLFDSGVPVVHVVGYVVSEMMRTTEPEMSRYLKGRGALGDYLYELYRDFVSDFPGRSKPIWDMAVGAWLMSPDWTSSHLTPSPIFNEGLRYSFDPTRHPVRVLTRVNRDAVFNDLFEKLETLNR, via the coding sequence ATGCCTTACCCAGAGATCGATGTACCCAGACTGGTCCAACTCCTCCAGCACCCGAACGGCCCGTGCGACGTGGTCATCGACACCGACACAGCCAACGAGATAGACGACCAATTCGCGATTGTCCACGCAATACTGTCCGAAGTCCTGAACGTCGAGGCCATCTACGCTGCCCCATTTCACACCGAGTGGACCCAGACATCCGGACCTGACGAGGGAATGGAACTAAGCTACCAGGAAATCCTCAGGGTACTGGACAAGATGCACACAGCGTTTTCTGGGCCAGTCCTGCGAGGGTCGGCCGAGTACATGTCCGCTCCCGATAGGCCTGTGTCCAGCGAGGCTGCCGGTGACCTCGCCGCGCGAGCTATGGCTGACCGGGACGGCCCTCTCTACGTGCTAGCCCTCGGAGCCCTCACCAATGTCGCGTCGGCGATCTTGGTGGAACCCGCCATAGTGAGCAGGATGGTAGTCTTACCCCTCGGCGGCTCGCCATACGAGACCGGATCGTTTGCTGACCTGAACTTCACAGAAGATGTCCACGCGGTCAGGGTACTCTTCGACAGCGGCGTCCCGGTTGTCCACGTCGTCGGATACGTGGTGTCCGAGATGATGAGAACGACCGAGCCCGAGATGTCCCGCTACCTCAAGGGAAGAGGTGCGCTCGGGGATTATCTATACGAACTGTACAGAGACTTCGTGTCGGACTTCCCGGGTAGAAGCAAGCCGATCTGGGACATGGCCGTGGGCGCCTGGCTTATGAGTCCAGACTGGACAAGCAGTCACCTGACTCCCAGTCCGATCTTCAACGAAGGCCTGCGCTACAGCTTCGACCCGACCCGCCATCCCGTGCGCGTCCTAACACGCGTGAACAGGGACGCGGTGTTCAATGACCTCTTCGAGAAGCTGGAGACCCTTAATCGTTGA
- the ccmA gene encoding heme ABC exporter ATP-binding protein CcmA: MTSTEEQFAVQIRGVTKSFGRTPVLKSIDLDVPQGTVLSLLGPNGSGKTTLIRVLSTLTKPDAGEVRIGGAGIGRQSARLRRLIGVVGHDPLLYDDLTARENLRFVCRIFDLDRIDERVHSVSDRMGMAPDLDRKIGAMSHGMKKRFSIARALLHDPHVLLLDEPETGLDQEALSLLDSVIASRSESGRTVIMTTHNLERAVALGDRMAILASGRVAYDETIDAVDPDASRHAYIQHVGANR, from the coding sequence ATGACTTCTACCGAGGAACAGTTCGCAGTCCAGATCCGGGGCGTGACCAAGTCCTTTGGGCGCACTCCAGTCTTGAAGAGTATAGACCTTGATGTTCCCCAGGGAACGGTGTTGAGTCTGCTCGGGCCCAACGGGTCCGGCAAGACCACCCTGATCAGGGTACTGTCGACCCTCACCAAGCCCGACGCCGGTGAAGTTCGAATTGGCGGTGCAGGTATTGGGAGGCAGAGTGCCCGCCTCCGACGTCTGATCGGCGTAGTTGGACACGATCCGCTCCTCTACGACGACCTCACAGCCCGTGAAAACCTCAGATTCGTCTGCAGGATATTCGATCTCGACCGAATCGACGAGCGCGTTCACTCTGTGTCAGACCGCATGGGTATGGCTCCCGATCTCGACAGGAAGATCGGAGCGATGTCCCACGGCATGAAGAAGAGATTCAGCATCGCGAGAGCACTGCTGCACGACCCCCATGTGTTGTTACTCGACGAGCCCGAGACCGGCCTCGATCAGGAGGCGCTTTCGCTCCTGGACTCGGTGATTGCCAGCCGGTCTGAGTCGGGCCGGACGGTCATCATGACCACGCACAACCTTGAGCGTGCTGTGGCCCTGGGAGACCGTATGGCGATACTCGCAAGCGGCCGGGTCGCCTATGACGAGACTATCGATGCCGTCGACCCGGATGCCTCACGCCACGCCTATATCCAACACGTGGGTGCCAATCGGTGA
- a CDS encoding redoxin domain-containing protein, with protein sequence MFHLSRMPRQHITIVGLLLAALALIAVGCSSSDDDAAAPAEAAVTSPPLAVQAPPTVAPAPTSPPATATSIPDTPTPVPEPEPTVDTAMYEDAPELRQTGGWVNSEPLTLAGMQEEGKVVLVDFWTYTCINCIRTLPYLRVWHEKYADHGLVILGVHTPEFKFEEEYDNVVEAVDKFALEYPIVQDNDFGTWRAFNNRYWPAKYLIDQNGKIRYSHFGEGKYDETELIIREILTEAGYDVSEITTDTNPGPPVASAALESESVSDGQTRELYAGYERNYGTLMSGGVPPYVLHEEYYMAPDMEVMYTDPGEHRNHFLYLQGLWLNTSESLVHARETTDLEDYLALKFVGTSVNAVMSPGVSSPYDVVVYLDDGPIPEERAGKDIMYGPDGSSYIEVDESRMYFLIDQQEFASGELRLASNSPDFTLFAFTFGSYEGGEPARDS encoded by the coding sequence ATGTTCCACCTGTCCAGAATGCCCCGGCAGCACATCACGATAGTAGGACTCTTACTGGCGGCCTTAGCGTTGATCGCAGTGGGCTGCTCCTCGAGCGATGATGACGCGGCTGCACCCGCTGAGGCTGCAGTTACAAGTCCACCGCTGGCCGTACAGGCACCTCCGACGGTCGCACCAGCTCCAACGTCTCCCCCTGCCACAGCCACGAGCATCCCAGATACTCCAACACCAGTGCCTGAACCTGAGCCAACTGTGGATACCGCCATGTACGAGGACGCCCCCGAGCTCCGGCAGACAGGCGGGTGGGTAAATTCGGAGCCGTTGACGCTTGCCGGAATGCAGGAAGAGGGCAAAGTGGTGCTTGTCGACTTCTGGACGTACACCTGCATCAACTGCATCCGCACCCTGCCCTATTTGAGGGTCTGGCACGAAAAGTACGCAGACCATGGTCTGGTGATACTTGGAGTGCACACTCCTGAGTTCAAGTTCGAAGAGGAGTACGACAACGTCGTCGAGGCGGTCGACAAGTTCGCCCTAGAGTACCCAATAGTGCAGGACAACGACTTCGGCACCTGGAGGGCGTTCAACAATCGCTACTGGCCCGCGAAGTACCTGATCGACCAGAACGGGAAGATTCGGTACTCACACTTCGGAGAGGGCAAGTACGACGAGACGGAACTGATAATTCGCGAAATCCTTACGGAAGCCGGCTACGACGTGAGTGAGATCACGACGGATACGAACCCGGGGCCGCCCGTGGCTTCCGCAGCTTTAGAATCTGAGTCCGTATCGGATGGACAAACTCGTGAGTTGTACGCGGGCTACGAGCGCAACTATGGAACGCTAATGTCGGGCGGAGTGCCGCCCTACGTGCTCCACGAAGAGTACTATATGGCGCCAGACATGGAGGTCATGTACACGGACCCGGGCGAGCATCGCAACCACTTCCTGTACCTACAGGGGCTATGGCTGAACACGTCGGAGAGCCTGGTCCACGCGCGTGAAACAACGGACCTCGAAGACTACCTTGCGCTCAAGTTCGTGGGAACCAGCGTGAATGCCGTCATGTCTCCTGGAGTGAGCAGCCCGTATGACGTCGTGGTCTACCTGGACGACGGCCCGATCCCGGAAGAGCGCGCAGGGAAAGACATCATGTACGGCCCGGACGGGAGCAGCTACATAGAGGTCGATGAGTCGCGAATGTACTTTCTGATCGACCAGCAGGAGTTCGCATCAGGCGAGCTGAGGCTTGCGTCGAACTCACCTGACTTCACGCTGTTTGCTTTCACCTTCGGTTCCTACGAAGGTGGGGAGCCTGCGAGAGACTCTTAA
- the queF gene encoding NADPH-dependent 7-cyano-7-deazaguanine reductase QueF encodes MPTIEELQREYQGLNDLHRKPKTEEEIDPGCLLAFDYDYPNSGAEVVIDTDEFTAVCPWTDLPDFGTLEIRYVPDRLCIELKSLKYYLLSYEGVGIVQEHAANRILNDLVALCSPRRLTISLDYKVRGGLHTKVSVSHEASRELADRLRLND; translated from the coding sequence ATGCCCACAATCGAAGAACTCCAGAGGGAGTATCAGGGTCTGAACGACCTGCACAGGAAGCCAAAGACCGAGGAGGAGATTGACCCAGGGTGCCTACTCGCATTTGACTACGACTACCCAAATAGCGGTGCTGAGGTCGTGATCGACACCGATGAATTCACCGCTGTTTGCCCATGGACAGATCTGCCTGACTTTGGAACGCTCGAGATCAGGTATGTCCCAGATCGCCTCTGTATTGAACTGAAGTCGCTCAAGTACTACCTGCTGAGCTACGAAGGGGTGGGGATCGTCCAGGAGCACGCGGCGAATCGAATTCTTAATGACTTGGTGGCGCTGTGCAGTCCCAGAAGGCTAACGATCTCGCTGGACTACAAGGTCAGAGGCGGGCTGCACACGAAGGTCAGCGTCTCTCACGAGGCCTCAAGGGAACTAGCCGATAGGTTGAGACTCAACGATTAA
- a CDS encoding NAD-dependent epimerase/dehydratase family protein, giving the protein MTRILVTGAAGQIGSELVPALREKYGGDSVVAAGHRTPLPDDVRDGGPSITLDVTVQTDVEAAIRDLGIDVVYHLGSILSALAEANRQTAHAVNINGLYNVLETAAGSRVTQVNVPSSIAAFGPDTPAVDTPNETLQRPNTLYGISKVFGELLGNYYFERLGLDVRGLRLPGIISWKTEPTAGTTDYAVAIFYGALREGRYECYLGPDTRLPMMYMPDCIKSTMDLAEADVSKLRHHADFNVTAISFTPDELAAAIRKRIPDFVIEYNIDPLRQGIADSWPDSLDDTAARDEWGWSPSYDLDTMVDDMIKNLSVKLGVEAV; this is encoded by the coding sequence ATGACGAGGATACTGGTCACGGGAGCGGCTGGGCAGATCGGCTCGGAGCTCGTCCCGGCGCTTCGGGAGAAGTATGGAGGCGACAGTGTGGTCGCCGCCGGGCATCGTACTCCATTACCGGATGACGTGCGCGACGGCGGACCGTCGATCACGCTCGACGTGACGGTGCAAACTGACGTCGAAGCTGCGATTCGCGATCTGGGCATTGACGTGGTCTACCACTTGGGGTCGATTCTATCTGCTTTAGCCGAGGCCAATCGGCAGACTGCCCATGCGGTCAACATCAACGGCCTGTACAACGTCCTGGAGACAGCTGCGGGCTCACGGGTAACCCAAGTCAACGTTCCAAGCTCGATAGCAGCGTTCGGGCCTGATACTCCGGCAGTGGATACGCCCAATGAAACGCTGCAAAGGCCGAACACGCTCTACGGCATCTCCAAAGTATTCGGAGAACTGCTTGGCAACTACTACTTCGAGAGGCTGGGGCTGGACGTCCGGGGCTTGCGGTTGCCGGGCATCATTAGCTGGAAGACAGAGCCCACGGCGGGGACAACCGACTACGCTGTGGCAATCTTCTACGGAGCGCTCAGGGAAGGCAGGTACGAATGCTACCTGGGACCTGACACGCGGCTCCCGATGATGTACATGCCGGACTGCATCAAGTCGACAATGGACCTTGCAGAGGCTGATGTATCGAAACTCAGGCATCACGCCGACTTCAACGTGACGGCGATCAGCTTCACACCGGACGAGCTGGCGGCGGCGATTAGGAAACGGATTCCAGATTTTGTAATCGAGTACAATATAGACCCACTTCGACAGGGAATCGCAGACTCGTGGCCCGACTCGCTTGACGACACTGCGGCCAGAGACGAGTGGGGCTGGAGTCCTTCATACGACCTCGACACGATGGTGGACGACATGATCAAGAACCTCTCCGTTAAGCTGGGAGTGGAAGCGGTGTAA
- a CDS encoding NAD(P)-dependent oxidoreductase, which translates to MKVGFVGVGFMGRHMARNVLNGGHEMKVYDLNREAADEVLSLGATWASSPREAAEGSEVIFTSLPTPQVVEEVASGEGGVLSGAARGSALFDLSTTDPTTIQRIATRAEASGIHILDAPVSGGTPGAEAATLCVMVGGDRETYDRFKPVLDRIGDKVMYCGELGSGAVCKIVNNLVGLSVGVLLSEAFSMGVKWGVDAQTLYEAVSGSSGNTNSMHGFPNGIFKRNFEPGFALDLAAKDVGLATQLGRELSVPMEMSNIAQQRYISGQNRGFGRLAAGAVAMVQEERAGVEIAPKQ; encoded by the coding sequence ATGAAGGTCGGATTTGTCGGCGTCGGTTTCATGGGGCGCCACATGGCACGCAACGTGCTGAACGGCGGACACGAGATGAAGGTGTACGACTTGAATAGGGAAGCGGCTGATGAGGTCCTGTCTTTGGGAGCGACCTGGGCGAGCAGCCCGCGAGAGGCCGCCGAAGGCAGTGAGGTTATTTTCACGTCGCTGCCAACTCCCCAGGTCGTTGAAGAAGTGGCCTCTGGAGAGGGTGGGGTGCTGAGTGGTGCGGCCAGGGGAAGCGCGCTCTTTGACCTCAGCACCACAGACCCCACCACTATTCAGCGCATCGCCACTCGTGCTGAGGCAAGCGGCATCCATATTTTGGATGCCCCCGTATCAGGCGGTACACCTGGCGCCGAAGCAGCCACCCTGTGCGTGATGGTCGGTGGAGATCGTGAAACGTACGACAGGTTCAAGCCGGTGCTCGACCGCATCGGCGACAAGGTCATGTACTGTGGTGAACTCGGATCAGGGGCGGTCTGCAAGATAGTCAACAATCTGGTGGGATTGAGCGTGGGCGTGCTGCTCTCAGAGGCCTTCTCGATGGGCGTCAAGTGGGGAGTCGACGCCCAGACGCTGTACGAAGCCGTCTCCGGCAGCTCTGGCAACACAAACTCAATGCACGGCTTCCCAAACGGCATCTTCAAGCGAAACTTCGAACCCGGATTCGCACTCGACCTCGCCGCCAAGGACGTCGGGCTCGCCACCCAGCTCGGACGTGAGCTGAGCGTCCCGATGGAGATGTCCAACATCGCCCAGCAACGCTACATCAGCGGACAGAATCGCGGATTTGGCCGCTTGGCTGCAGGAGCGGTTGCGATGGTCCAGGAGGAGAGAGCCGGGGTCGAGATTGCTCCCAAGCAGTAG
- a CDS encoding Mov34/MPN/PAD-1 family protein produces the protein MNIPANILAEIYRHARENFPNECCGWLIGPRDSDTVVRARRAVNAYQPSAHPTAPDRTAETAYVIDGADLIELNSTMDDPEPPRVIYHSHPNGRAYFSETDRRVATDPWGDGPVYPVRQLVIGIDAERVVEARLFDWDDDENGFVEVASFDGAQI, from the coding sequence ATGAACATACCCGCAAACATCCTGGCCGAGATTTACCGACATGCAAGGGAGAACTTTCCCAACGAGTGCTGCGGCTGGCTGATCGGCCCAAGAGACTCCGACACCGTGGTTCGAGCGAGACGCGCGGTGAATGCCTATCAACCGTCAGCCCATCCGACCGCTCCCGACCGGACCGCGGAGACCGCATACGTAATCGACGGAGCCGACCTGATCGAGTTAAACAGCACCATGGACGATCCGGAGCCGCCCCGAGTCATCTACCACTCGCACCCCAATGGCAGGGCCTACTTCTCTGAGACCGACCGTAGAGTCGCCACAGACCCATGGGGCGATGGCCCGGTCTACCCGGTCCGGCAGCTCGTCATTGGTATAGATGCCGAGCGCGTCGTCGAGGCGCGACTGTTCGATTGGGACGACGACGAGAACGGGTTTGTTGAGGTAGCCAGTTTCGACGGGGCGCAGATCTAG
- a CDS encoding heme exporter protein CcmB has translation MVFAILAKDLLLELRTKDILVTTLVFGLLVIVVFNFALDPTPAMIATVAPGILWVSFTFGGVLGLNRSFSIESSHGNLQGLMLAPVGRDAIYFGKFLSNFLFMVGVEVVIFPLFLVLFNLPLTVYSVIPVLILATIAIAAVGTVFSAMAVNTRSREVMLPLLFFPVVVPVIIAAAEATGILLRDAVSTDGASTFRLIGPGVSTWIPMLVVFDAVFLVICPAAFSFIIED, from the coding sequence GTGGTGTTCGCGATTCTGGCCAAGGACCTGCTTCTCGAACTGAGGACCAAGGACATCCTGGTGACGACCCTCGTGTTCGGCCTTCTGGTCATCGTAGTTTTCAACTTCGCACTGGATCCGACACCGGCCATGATTGCGACCGTCGCTCCCGGAATCCTTTGGGTGTCGTTCACATTTGGGGGAGTACTGGGACTGAACCGCTCGTTCAGCATCGAGAGTTCCCACGGAAACCTGCAGGGACTCATGCTCGCTCCCGTCGGACGCGACGCGATCTACTTCGGCAAATTTCTCAGCAACTTCCTGTTCATGGTTGGCGTGGAGGTGGTCATATTCCCCCTGTTCCTGGTGCTATTCAACCTCCCGCTGACTGTATACTCGGTTATCCCGGTGTTGATACTCGCGACAATCGCGATTGCCGCAGTCGGGACCGTGTTCAGCGCAATGGCGGTCAACACGCGGTCACGAGAGGTGATGCTGCCGTTGCTGTTCTTTCCGGTAGTGGTGCCGGTCATAATCGCTGCTGCTGAGGCCACAGGTATACTGCTTCGGGATGCCGTCTCCACAGACGGGGCCTCAACCTTCAGGCTGATAGGCCCCGGAGTCTCAACCTGGATTCCCATGCTCGTGGTATTCGATGCCGTTTTCTTGGTAATCTGCCCAGCAGCGTTCAGCTTCATAATCGAGGACTAG